The Methylomicrobium lacus LW14 genome window below encodes:
- a CDS encoding TIGR04211 family SH3 domain-containing protein: MKRLFLSSLLVIGAAYAAEPNKIVYVTDTHIIALRSEESNKGAVVRSLETGTPLTVLEISKKSGYTRVRLQDGTEGYILTHNTMKEPPSRTQLETATKESSALKSENAALKLELLKLKQFLTPGSTLEQSLTKERDQLARELSDLKKASSEAIRIKTERDDYQERYVQIEKEAKQLERENAALKDRSEQDWFLYGGMVAAIGMLLGFILPKLSWRRKSSNWDTFY; this comes from the coding sequence GTGAAACGTCTATTCCTTTCTTCCTTGCTGGTCATCGGCGCCGCCTACGCGGCAGAGCCCAACAAGATAGTCTATGTGACCGACACGCACATCATCGCGCTGCGCAGCGAGGAAAGCAACAAAGGCGCCGTCGTGCGCTCGCTGGAGACGGGCACTCCGCTAACCGTGCTCGAAATCAGCAAGAAAAGCGGCTATACCCGAGTACGCCTGCAAGACGGCACCGAGGGGTATATCCTGACCCACAACACGATGAAAGAACCGCCCAGCCGGACACAACTGGAAACGGCCACCAAGGAAAGCAGCGCGCTGAAATCCGAAAATGCGGCGCTGAAACTCGAACTGCTCAAACTGAAACAGTTTTTGACGCCTGGCTCCACTCTAGAACAATCCTTGACCAAGGAACGCGACCAACTGGCGCGCGAACTCAGCGATCTCAAAAAAGCCTCGAGCGAAGCGATCCGCATCAAGACAGAACGGGACGATTATCAGGAACGTTATGTGCAGATCGAAAAGGAAGCCAAGCAACTGGAGCGTGAAAACGCGGCGCTGAAGGATCGCAGCGAACAGGACTGGTTCCTCTACGGCGGCATGGTGGCCGCCATCGGCATGCTGTTGGGCTTCATCCTGCCGAAACTGAGCTGGCGGCGCAAGTCGAGCAATTGGGATACCTTTTATTAA
- the ilvD gene encoding dihydroxy-acid dehydratase, which produces MANSGSDKTRHFSSLVVDGMERAPSRAMLHAVGFSNEDFHKPQIGIASTWSMVTPCNMHINRLADDAAHGVNQANGKAVIFNTITISDGISMGTEGMKYSLVSREVIADSIETVVGCQGFDGIVAIGGCDKNMPGCMIALSRLNRPAIFVYGGTILPGCHKDKKLDVVSVFEAVGARANNKIDDAELAEIEAKAIPGAGSCGGMYTANTMASAIEAMGMSLPNSSAQAAVSEDKRLDCERAGAAVLGLLKKDIKPRDIMTKAAFENAITVVIALGGSTNAVLHLLAMANATGVDLTLDDFTRIGKHVPMVADLKPSGHYSMAELIEIGGIQPLMKELLDRGLLHGDCLTVTGKTLAENLADVKPYPEGQDMIRPLDQPIKKDSHLVVLYGNLAPEGAVAKITGKEGLVFTGKAKVFDAEEQALQAILNGDIVKGNVIVIRYEGPKGGPGMREMLSPTSAVMGKGLGKDVALITDGRFSGGTHGFVVGHITPEAYTGGALAIVQNGDQITIDAETNALTLHVNEHEIARRFDKWQQPAPRYTRGVLAKYAKLVSSASKGAVTDNLD; this is translated from the coding sequence ATGGCCAATTCCGGCAGCGATAAAACCCGTCATTTTTCATCCCTGGTCGTCGATGGGATGGAGCGCGCGCCGAGCCGCGCGATGCTGCACGCGGTCGGCTTCAGCAACGAAGACTTCCATAAACCGCAAATCGGCATCGCCTCGACCTGGAGCATGGTGACGCCCTGCAATATGCACATCAACCGACTGGCCGACGATGCGGCGCACGGCGTCAATCAAGCCAATGGCAAGGCGGTGATCTTCAACACGATCACGATCTCGGACGGTATCTCGATGGGCACCGAGGGCATGAAATATTCGCTGGTGTCGCGCGAGGTGATCGCCGATTCGATCGAAACGGTCGTCGGATGCCAGGGCTTCGACGGCATCGTCGCGATCGGCGGCTGCGACAAGAATATGCCGGGCTGCATGATCGCATTGTCTCGTTTAAATCGTCCTGCCATCTTCGTCTATGGCGGCACGATTCTGCCGGGCTGTCACAAAGACAAGAAGCTCGACGTCGTGTCGGTCTTCGAAGCGGTCGGCGCGCGCGCAAACAACAAGATCGACGACGCGGAACTGGCCGAGATCGAAGCGAAAGCGATTCCGGGCGCCGGCTCCTGCGGCGGCATGTACACCGCCAACACGATGGCTTCTGCGATCGAAGCCATGGGCATGAGCTTGCCGAACAGTTCCGCACAGGCGGCGGTTTCCGAAGACAAGCGCCTCGACTGCGAACGCGCGGGTGCGGCGGTATTGGGTCTGCTGAAAAAAGACATCAAGCCGCGCGACATCATGACCAAGGCAGCGTTCGAAAACGCGATCACGGTTGTGATCGCGCTCGGCGGTTCGACCAATGCGGTCTTGCATCTTCTGGCAATGGCGAATGCGACCGGCGTCGACCTGACCCTGGACGATTTCACCCGCATCGGCAAGCACGTGCCGATGGTCGCCGACCTGAAACCGAGCGGCCACTACTCAATGGCCGAACTGATCGAAATCGGCGGCATTCAACCGTTGATGAAGGAACTTCTGGATCGCGGCCTGCTGCATGGCGACTGCCTGACCGTGACCGGCAAGACGCTGGCCGAAAACCTGGCTGACGTGAAGCCTTATCCAGAAGGCCAGGACATGATTCGCCCTCTGGACCAACCGATCAAAAAAGACAGCCACCTGGTCGTCTTGTACGGCAATCTCGCTCCCGAAGGCGCGGTCGCGAAGATCACCGGAAAGGAAGGCCTGGTTTTCACCGGCAAGGCGAAAGTCTTCGACGCCGAGGAACAGGCCTTGCAGGCCATTTTAAACGGCGACATCGTCAAGGGCAACGTGATCGTGATCCGCTACGAAGGCCCGAAAGGCGGCCCGGGCATGCGCGAAATGCTGTCGCCGACTTCGGCGGTGATGGGCAAGGGCCTCGGCAAGGATGTCGCCCTGATCACCGACGGCCGCTTCTCCGGCGGCACGCACGGCTTCGTGGTCGGCCACATCACCCCGGAAGCCTACACCGGCGGCGCGCTGGCGATCGTGCAAAACGGCGATCAAATCACGATCGACGCGGAAACCAATGCGTTGACGCTGCATGTGAACGAACATGAAATCGCCCGCCGTTTCGACAAATGGCAGCAACCGGCGCCGCGTTATACACGAGGCGTACTGGCGAAATATGCGAAACTGGTCAGCTCGGCCTCTAAAGGTGCGGTAACCGATAATTTGGACTGA
- the argA gene encoding amino-acid N-acetyltransferase: MVPNQSFVNWFRDSSPYIHAHRNKTFVINFGGEALLDPDFDHLVHDFALLKSLGIRLVLVHGIRPQIDERLKKLDAPALFHNNLRITSGLALQCVKEAAGTARVEIEALLSLGLANTPMAGYGLRVASGNFVTAKPIGVIDGVDYGHTGEVRRIDGAAIAQQLDQDAIVLISPIGYSPSGEVFNLSAEQVATQVAIALKAEKLILLTEQSFHDPGSGKQIQQMTTLEAGAFLQQHPDLPIIASLPLKAAIQSSNAGVSRVHLIDRTTDGALLLELFTRNGVGTLISATPFEELRQATLNDIGGILELIKPLEQQGILAKRSREKIEMEISDYIIIERDGLIIGCTALHRDELSQSGVIACLAVHADYQGASRGNRLMEYAYAKAKSLGLQKIYALSTQTMHWFIERGFAPTDLQSLPDSLKRLYNPQRNSKILCKTVD; the protein is encoded by the coding sequence ATGGTACCCAACCAATCCTTCGTCAACTGGTTTAGAGATTCGTCTCCCTACATCCACGCGCACCGCAATAAGACCTTCGTGATCAATTTCGGCGGCGAAGCGTTGCTCGATCCAGATTTCGACCATCTGGTGCACGACTTTGCGTTGCTGAAAAGCCTCGGCATTCGGCTGGTGTTGGTGCACGGCATTCGCCCGCAGATCGACGAACGGCTGAAAAAGCTGGATGCCCCTGCCCTATTTCACAACAACCTTCGGATCACCAGCGGACTGGCCTTGCAATGCGTGAAGGAAGCGGCCGGCACCGCGCGGGTCGAAATCGAAGCGCTGCTGTCGCTGGGGCTGGCGAATACGCCGATGGCAGGTTACGGATTGCGCGTCGCCTCCGGCAATTTTGTGACCGCCAAGCCGATCGGCGTGATCGACGGCGTCGATTATGGCCATACCGGCGAAGTGCGGCGCATCGACGGCGCGGCGATCGCGCAGCAGCTCGATCAGGATGCGATCGTGCTGATTTCGCCGATCGGCTATTCGCCGAGCGGCGAGGTATTCAATCTGTCCGCCGAACAGGTCGCCACCCAGGTCGCGATCGCGTTGAAAGCAGAGAAACTGATTTTACTGACCGAGCAAAGCTTCCACGATCCGGGCAGCGGCAAGCAGATCCAGCAGATGACGACCCTAGAAGCCGGCGCGTTTTTGCAGCAACACCCAGACCTTCCGATTATCGCCAGCCTGCCCTTGAAAGCCGCGATTCAATCCTCGAACGCAGGCGTCAGCCGGGTGCATCTGATCGACCGCACGACCGACGGCGCGCTGTTGCTCGAATTATTCACCCGCAATGGCGTCGGCACGCTGATCAGCGCGACGCCGTTCGAAGAGTTGCGGCAAGCGACGTTGAACGACATCGGCGGCATCCTGGAGCTGATCAAGCCGCTCGAACAGCAAGGCATCCTGGCCAAACGCTCGCGCGAAAAGATCGAGATGGAGATCTCCGACTATATCATCATCGAGCGCGACGGTTTGATCATCGGCTGTACCGCACTGCACCGGGATGAACTGAGCCAAAGCGGCGTGATCGCCTGCCTGGCCGTGCATGCGGATTACCAGGGCGCGTCCCGCGGCAACCGGCTGATGGAATACGCCTATGCCAAGGCGAAGAGTTTAGGACTGCAAAAGATCTATGCCTTATCGACGCAAACGATGCACTGGTTCATCGAGCGCGGATTCGCCCCGACGGATTTACAGAGCCTGCCGGATTCGCTGAAGCGTCTTTATAATCCACAGCGTAACTCCAAAATTCTCTGCAAGACGGTCGACTGA
- the cpdA gene encoding 3',5'-cyclic-AMP phosphodiesterase gives MPEYSILQISDLHLLPHPGETMLGVDTEYYFHKVLDHAFAVNSKIDLILATGDLAQHPTIASYQRIAQKLQTYDLPCICLPGNHDDLAQMHSALNVGQISCNKQTLLDNWQIIALNSQIPGKPGGRLEKQELDFLEACLHAYPDRHALIAVHHHCQTIASPWLDAMMIKNSAEFLAVLRRYPKIKAVTCGHIHQVMDKQVDAIRLFSAPSTCFQFEPGSMGFSVVDTAPGYRMIHLQQDGGLETAVYRLPEALSGLQTKTGPY, from the coding sequence ATGCCTGAGTATTCGATCCTGCAAATTTCCGATCTGCATCTTCTCCCTCATCCAGGAGAAACGATGCTCGGCGTCGACACGGAATATTATTTTCACAAGGTTCTTGACCATGCCTTCGCGGTAAATTCAAAAATCGATCTGATCCTGGCCACCGGCGACCTAGCGCAGCACCCGACGATCGCGAGCTACCAGCGCATCGCGCAAAAACTGCAGACATACGACCTGCCCTGTATCTGCCTGCCGGGCAATCATGATGACCTCGCGCAGATGCATAGCGCTTTGAATGTCGGCCAGATCAGCTGCAACAAACAAACATTACTCGACAACTGGCAGATCATCGCATTGAACAGCCAGATTCCCGGCAAACCTGGCGGCCGCCTGGAAAAGCAGGAATTGGACTTTCTGGAAGCGTGTTTGCACGCTTACCCCGATCGGCATGCGTTGATTGCGGTGCATCATCATTGCCAAACGATCGCTAGCCCCTGGCTCGATGCGATGATGATAAAAAACAGTGCGGAATTTCTTGCGGTGCTGCGCCGCTACCCGAAGATCAAGGCAGTTACCTGCGGCCATATCCACCAGGTGATGGATAAGCAAGTCGATGCGATACGCCTCTTCAGCGCACCCTCGACCTGCTTTCAGTTCGAGCCGGGAAGCATGGGGTTCAGCGTGGTCGATACCGCGCCCGGCTACCGGATGATACACTTGCAGCAGGATGGAGGTCTGGAAACCGCCGTTTACCGCTTGCCGGAAGCGCTCAGCGGTTTACAGACTAAAACCGGTCCCTATTGA
- a CDS encoding RNA pyrophosphohydrolase, whose translation MIDSKGYRPNVGIILCNDEGRVFWAKRMGMNAWQFPQGGINHDEDPETAMYRELWEETGLQQQHVQLLGRTRYWLRYKLPERYIRKNTLPICIGQKQIWFILRLVTHESNVRFDHCPKPEFDNWRWVDYWEPLKDVVYFKRKVYQRAMIELSEILAIEGMPVELSSEKPFKEPQSTGKPRGYRRPKYRKAGARA comes from the coding sequence ATGATAGACTCGAAAGGATACCGACCCAATGTCGGGATCATCCTTTGCAATGACGAGGGTCGCGTGTTTTGGGCAAAACGGATGGGGATGAATGCTTGGCAGTTTCCTCAAGGCGGAATCAATCATGATGAAGATCCAGAAACGGCGATGTATCGTGAATTGTGGGAGGAGACCGGCTTACAGCAGCAGCATGTTCAGTTGCTGGGGCGCACCCGTTATTGGTTGAGATATAAACTGCCTGAACGTTACATTCGCAAAAATACGCTGCCGATCTGCATCGGACAAAAACAGATTTGGTTTATTTTACGGCTGGTCACGCATGAATCGAACGTGCGTTTCGACCATTGCCCCAAGCCGGAATTCGATAACTGGCGCTGGGTCGATTACTGGGAACCGCTGAAAGACGTGGTTTACTTCAAGCGCAAGGTGTATCAGCGCGCGATGATCGAATTGAGCGAGATTCTGGCGATCGAAGGGATGCCGGTTGAGCTGTCGTCGGAGAAACCGTTTAAGGAGCCGCAGAGCACCGGTAAGCCCAGAGGATATCGCAGGCCTAAATACAGAAAGGCCGGGGCGAGAGCGTAA